From Herbiconiux flava, one genomic window encodes:
- a CDS encoding error-prone DNA polymerase, whose protein sequence is MGFNNPAIPWSELERTLSDRTRPGPPPGDGVTESAKRAPYDPEAAESAQPKEPVEPAVPYAELHAHSNFSFLDGASSPETLIEEAARLRLNALALTDHDGFYGIVRFAEAAEKHDVATVFGAELSLDLSKPQNGVADPEGSHLLVLARRKEGYHRLAGAITSAQLAPQAEKGRPLYDLDELAAQAHGDWMVLTGCRKGPVRQALEFEGADGAAREVDRLVALFGRENVLVELTDRGDPLDSTRNDALAAIAERQGLGTVATGNVHYATTKQHRLSQALAAVRARRSLDELDGWLPAAPTAHLRSGAEMARRFARYPGAVERTVEVAADLSFQLRMAKPRLPRQKVPEGHTPMSWLRQLVLDAIPRKYPDASDDDLARIDRELAVIEMKDFPGYFLIVYDIVREARSRGILCQGRGSAANSAVCYLLDITAVDAIARELPFERFLSSMRDEEPDIDVDFDSERREEVIQYVYEKYGRRNAAQVANVIQYRPKFAVRDMAKALGHSPGQQDAWSKQIERWGPAVESDDHDIPDEVIALATEVLKFPRHLGIHSGGMVLTDRPVGEVCPIENGRMENRTVLQWDKDDCAWMGLVKFDLLGLGMLSALQYCFDLVNESTGRLWNLDSLPKEEEAVYDMLCRADSIGVFQVESRAQMGTLPRLQPRAFYDLVVEIALIRPGPIQGGAVHPYIRRKLGQEPVTYLHPKLKPVLERTLGVPLFQEQLMQMAMAVGDCSAEDADLLRRAMGSKRGLEKISSLREKLYEGMANNGINAADSDVIYTKIEAFANFGFAESHSTSFALLVYASSWIKLHYPAAFLAGLLRAQPMGFYSPQTLTADARRHGVEVRRPDIQRSGVQAGLEPVLLSAEPGVVVAETGLDECLGRPHPVPKVFDRSKPDRTAEHRRDGNVAVRLGLDEVTSIGSTLAEKIVAERDENGLYLSMADLARRVGLTTPQLEALATAGAFESLGLTKREALWEAGNAAQEKAEYLPGTFVSVQPPLLPMLSAEEQVVYDLWATGISPDDHPLAHARAELRRRGALSVGDLATAENGRRIEVGGVVTHRQRPATASGITFMNIEDETGILNVICGVGVWKRYRRIARDSPALVVRGILERTDEGITNLVADQLEPLTLAAKTSSRDFR, encoded by the coding sequence ATGGGGTTCAACAATCCCGCGATCCCGTGGTCGGAGCTCGAGCGCACGCTGTCCGACCGCACCCGGCCCGGGCCGCCGCCCGGCGACGGGGTGACCGAGTCGGCCAAGCGGGCGCCATACGATCCCGAGGCCGCCGAGAGCGCCCAGCCGAAGGAGCCCGTCGAGCCGGCGGTGCCCTACGCCGAGCTCCACGCGCACTCCAACTTCAGCTTCCTCGACGGAGCGTCCTCCCCCGAGACCCTGATCGAGGAGGCCGCCCGCCTGCGCCTGAACGCCCTGGCCCTCACCGACCACGACGGCTTCTACGGCATCGTCCGCTTCGCCGAGGCCGCCGAGAAGCACGACGTCGCCACGGTCTTCGGCGCCGAGCTCTCGCTCGACCTCAGCAAGCCGCAGAACGGCGTCGCCGACCCCGAGGGCTCCCACCTGCTCGTGCTCGCCCGCCGGAAGGAGGGCTACCACCGCCTCGCCGGCGCCATCACCTCCGCCCAGCTCGCCCCCCAGGCCGAGAAGGGCCGCCCCCTCTACGACCTCGACGAGCTGGCCGCCCAGGCCCACGGCGACTGGATGGTGCTCACCGGCTGCCGCAAGGGCCCCGTGCGCCAGGCGCTCGAGTTCGAGGGGGCCGACGGCGCCGCCCGCGAGGTCGACCGCCTCGTCGCCCTGTTCGGGCGCGAGAACGTGCTGGTCGAGCTCACCGACCGCGGAGATCCGCTCGACAGCACCCGCAACGACGCCCTGGCCGCCATCGCCGAGCGGCAGGGCCTCGGCACGGTCGCCACCGGCAACGTGCACTACGCCACCACGAAGCAGCACCGCCTCTCCCAGGCGCTGGCCGCGGTGCGCGCCCGCCGCAGTCTCGACGAGCTCGACGGCTGGCTGCCCGCCGCCCCCACGGCGCACCTGCGCTCCGGCGCCGAGATGGCCCGGCGCTTCGCCCGCTACCCCGGTGCCGTCGAGCGCACCGTGGAGGTGGCGGCCGACCTCTCCTTCCAGCTGCGCATGGCGAAGCCGCGCCTTCCTCGGCAGAAGGTGCCCGAGGGCCACACCCCCATGTCGTGGCTGAGACAGCTCGTGCTCGACGCGATCCCCCGCAAGTACCCCGATGCGAGCGACGACGACCTCGCGCGCATCGACCGCGAGCTCGCGGTGATCGAGATGAAGGACTTCCCGGGCTACTTCCTCATCGTCTACGACATCGTGCGCGAGGCCCGCAGCCGCGGCATCCTCTGCCAGGGCCGCGGCTCGGCCGCGAACTCCGCCGTCTGCTACCTGCTCGACATCACCGCGGTCGACGCGATCGCCCGCGAGCTGCCCTTCGAGCGCTTCCTGTCGAGCATGCGCGACGAGGAGCCCGACATCGACGTCGACTTCGACTCGGAGCGGCGCGAGGAGGTCATCCAGTACGTCTACGAGAAGTACGGCCGCCGCAACGCCGCCCAGGTGGCGAACGTCATCCAGTACCGCCCCAAGTTCGCGGTGCGGGACATGGCCAAGGCGCTCGGCCACAGCCCCGGTCAGCAGGATGCCTGGTCCAAGCAGATCGAGCGCTGGGGCCCGGCGGTCGAGAGCGACGACCACGACATCCCCGACGAGGTGATCGCGCTCGCCACCGAGGTGCTGAAGTTCCCGCGGCACCTCGGCATCCACTCCGGCGGCATGGTGCTCACCGACCGCCCGGTGGGCGAGGTCTGCCCGATCGAGAACGGCCGCATGGAGAACCGCACGGTGCTCCAGTGGGACAAGGACGACTGCGCCTGGATGGGCCTCGTGAAGTTCGACCTGCTCGGCCTCGGCATGCTCTCGGCGCTGCAGTACTGCTTCGACCTCGTGAACGAGTCCACCGGCCGGCTCTGGAACCTCGACAGCCTCCCCAAGGAGGAGGAGGCGGTCTACGACATGCTCTGCCGCGCCGACTCGATCGGCGTCTTCCAGGTCGAGAGCCGGGCGCAGATGGGCACGCTCCCCCGCCTGCAGCCGCGCGCCTTCTACGACCTGGTGGTCGAGATCGCGCTGATCCGTCCCGGTCCGATCCAGGGCGGGGCCGTGCATCCGTACATCAGGCGCAAGCTCGGGCAGGAGCCGGTGACCTACCTGCACCCGAAGCTCAAGCCGGTGCTCGAGCGCACGCTCGGGGTTCCGCTGTTCCAGGAGCAGCTGATGCAGATGGCCATGGCCGTCGGCGACTGCTCCGCAGAGGACGCCGATCTGCTCCGCCGGGCGATGGGCTCCAAGCGCGGCCTCGAGAAGATCTCGAGCCTGCGCGAGAAGCTCTACGAAGGCATGGCGAACAACGGCATCAACGCGGCCGACTCCGACGTGATCTACACGAAGATCGAGGCGTTCGCGAACTTCGGCTTCGCCGAGAGCCACTCCACGAGCTTCGCCCTGCTGGTCTACGCGAGCTCCTGGATCAAGCTGCACTACCCCGCCGCGTTCCTCGCCGGGCTGCTGCGCGCGCAGCCGATGGGCTTCTACTCACCCCAGACCCTCACGGCGGATGCGCGGCGGCACGGCGTCGAGGTGCGACGCCCCGACATCCAGCGCTCCGGCGTGCAGGCCGGGCTCGAACCGGTGCTGCTCTCGGCCGAGCCCGGGGTCGTGGTCGCCGAGACCGGGCTGGACGAGTGCCTCGGTCGACCTCATCCGGTGCCCAAGGTGTTCGACCGCTCGAAGCCCGACCGCACGGCGGAGCACCGCCGCGACGGGAACGTGGCGGTGCGGCTGGGGCTCGACGAGGTGACCTCGATCGGCAGCACGCTGGCCGAGAAGATCGTGGCGGAGCGCGACGAGAACGGGCTCTACCTGAGCATGGCCGATCTGGCGCGGCGGGTCGGGCTGACCACTCCGCAGCTGGAGGCGCTCGCCACAGCCGGCGCGTTCGAGAGCCTCGGGCTGACCAAGCGGGAGGCGCTGTGGGAGGCCGGCAACGCGGCGCAGGAGAAGGCGGAGTACCTGCCGGGCACCTTCGTGTCGGTGCAGCCCCCGCTGCTGCCGATGCTCTCGGCCGAGGAGCAGGTGGTCTACGACCTGTGGGCGACGGGCATCTCGCCCGACGATCATCCGCTGGCGCACGCGCGGGCCGAGCTGCGGCGGCGCGGAGCGCTCTCGGTGGGCGACCTCGCGACGGCGGAGAACGGGCGGCGCATCGAGGTGGGCGGGGTGGTGACGCACCGGCAGCGTCCGGCGACGGCGAGCGGCATCACGTTCATGAACATCGAGGACGAGACGGGCATCCTGAACGTGATCTGCGGGGTCGGCGTGTGGAAGCGCTACCGGCGCATCGCGCGCGACTCGCCGGCGCTCGTGGTGCGCGGCATCCTCGAACGCACCGACGAGGGAATCACGAACCTCGTGGCCGACCAGCTCGAGCCCCTCACCTTGGCGGCCAAGACCTCCTCGCGCGACTTCCGCTGA
- a CDS encoding PaaI family thioesterase yields the protein MSAEALPIDVMSVFGYRGIGNLAEKMGIEFLELSAERSVARMPVEGNTQPLGLVHGGAYVVLAESLGSTAANLHAGPTKVAMGIEINASHSGSATSGWVIGTCTAIHLGKSLATHQIEIDDEKGRRLSTVRITNIIKDRRPQQVFEPK from the coding sequence ATGAGCGCCGAGGCCCTCCCGATCGACGTCATGTCGGTCTTCGGCTACCGCGGCATCGGCAACCTCGCCGAGAAGATGGGCATCGAGTTCCTCGAGCTGAGCGCCGAGCGCTCGGTGGCGCGGATGCCCGTCGAGGGCAACACCCAGCCGCTCGGTCTCGTGCACGGCGGGGCCTACGTCGTCTTGGCCGAGAGCCTCGGATCGACCGCCGCGAACCTGCACGCGGGCCCCACCAAGGTCGCCATGGGCATCGAGATCAACGCCAGCCACTCGGGCTCGGCCACCAGCGGCTGGGTGATCGGCACCTGCACCGCTATCCACCTCGGCAAGAGCCTCGCGACGCATCAGATCGAGATCGACGACGAGAAGGGCCGCCGGCTCTCGACGGTTCGCATCACGAACATCATCAAGGACCGACGGCCCCAGCAGGTCTTCGAGCCCAAGTAG
- a CDS encoding ANTAR domain-containing response regulator, with translation MTDQEPTTAVPRRVVVAEDESLIRLDIVEILRDNGFDVVGEAGDGETAVALATELRPDLVIMDVKMPQLDGISAAERLSKDHIAPVVLLTAFSQKELVERATEAGALAYVVKPFTPNDLLPAIEIALSRYAQIITLESEVADLVERFETRKLVDRAKGLLNEKMGLTEPEAFRWIQKASMDRRLTMHDVAQAIIEQLSPKK, from the coding sequence GTGACTGACCAAGAACCGACGACAGCAGTGCCCCGCCGTGTAGTGGTGGCCGAAGACGAATCCCTGATCCGCCTCGACATCGTCGAGATCCTGCGCGACAACGGGTTCGACGTCGTCGGCGAGGCCGGAGACGGCGAGACCGCCGTGGCCCTGGCCACCGAGCTCCGCCCCGACCTCGTGATCATGGATGTCAAGATGCCCCAGCTCGACGGCATCTCCGCGGCCGAGCGCCTGTCGAAGGACCACATCGCGCCCGTCGTGCTGCTCACCGCCTTCAGCCAGAAGGAGCTCGTGGAGCGGGCCACCGAGGCCGGCGCACTGGCCTACGTCGTGAAGCCGTTCACGCCCAACGACCTGCTGCCCGCGATCGAGATCGCCCTCTCGCGCTACGCTCAGATCATCACGCTCGAGTCCGAGGTCGCCGACCTCGTCGAGCGCTTCGAGACCCGCAAGCTCGTCGACCGGGCCAAGGGCCTGCTGAACGAGAAGATGGGGCTCACCGAGCCCGAGGCCTTCCGGTGGATCCAGAAGGCGTCGATGGACCGCCGGCTGACCATGCACGACGTGGCGCAGGCCATCATCGAGCAGCTGTCGCCGAAGAAGTAG
- a CDS encoding DNA polymerase Y family protein, whose protein sequence is MSAGAAAGAVRTMVLWCPDWPVAATAEVEGLTLDDPIAVIEKGLVYACSEGARADGVRRGLRLREAQARSPRLRDFPYDPVHVNRAFEPLISALEEMSPNVQVMRAGSCALRARGPKRFYGSEHAAALAFLERFAELGVTEARVGVADGLFAAEQAARLPGVDLIRIVPEGASPEFLARLPLQLLAEEELCALLWRLGIRTLGDFARLPAEDVRSRFGEPGARAHERASGTDPRRVIPRIPPEVRESVNAFEPPLERIDQITFSIRAEADRFVGDLAAARLVCTELRIEIATERGEVRERTWLHPRWFGASDVVDRVRWQLQGGSTIESTLSAPVVRVRLTAETVDDSARHETGLWGTGSEERIHHGLSRVQSIVGHEGVLTASIGGGRSPRERQLLVPWGDRPAAPVSSPGRTAPTMPRTAPAAVAAPSTRLALAGAEAMIESPASATTGASGTTGASGKPTSGRPASAGGRRRGPKSSAGSEVAPWPGSLPPPLPTTVFEQRRQVLLVTGRNELVDVDDSGGLVGVPARFSPDVSGRSLRPVQAWAGPWPVSERWWDSRKARRVDRLQLVDADGVAWLLALDRHLWWAEARYD, encoded by the coding sequence ATGAGCGCGGGGGCGGCCGCCGGGGCCGTGCGCACGATGGTGCTGTGGTGCCCCGACTGGCCGGTGGCGGCGACGGCCGAGGTTGAGGGGCTGACTCTCGACGACCCGATCGCGGTGATCGAGAAGGGGCTGGTGTACGCCTGCTCCGAGGGGGCGCGGGCCGACGGGGTGCGCCGCGGTCTGCGGCTGCGGGAGGCGCAGGCGCGGAGCCCCCGGCTGCGCGACTTCCCCTACGACCCGGTGCACGTCAACCGCGCCTTCGAGCCGCTGATCAGCGCCCTCGAGGAGATGAGCCCGAACGTGCAGGTCATGCGCGCCGGCAGCTGCGCCCTGCGTGCCCGCGGCCCGAAGCGGTTCTACGGCAGCGAGCACGCGGCGGCCCTCGCCTTCCTCGAGCGCTTCGCCGAGCTCGGGGTCACGGAGGCCCGGGTCGGCGTGGCCGACGGGCTGTTCGCGGCCGAGCAGGCGGCCCGGCTGCCGGGGGTCGACCTCATCCGCATCGTGCCGGAGGGCGCCTCCCCCGAGTTCCTGGCCCGGCTGCCGCTGCAGCTGCTGGCCGAGGAGGAGCTCTGCGCCCTGCTCTGGCGCCTGGGCATCCGCACGCTGGGCGACTTCGCGCGGCTGCCGGCCGAAGACGTGCGGTCCCGTTTCGGCGAGCCGGGGGCGCGGGCGCACGAGCGGGCGAGCGGCACCGACCCGCGGCGGGTGATCCCGCGCATCCCGCCCGAGGTGCGGGAGAGCGTCAACGCCTTCGAGCCGCCGCTCGAGCGCATCGACCAGATCACCTTCAGCATCCGGGCCGAGGCCGACCGCTTCGTCGGCGACCTCGCCGCCGCGCGCCTGGTCTGCACCGAGCTGCGCATCGAGATCGCCACCGAGCGAGGCGAGGTGCGGGAGCGCACCTGGCTGCATCCGCGCTGGTTCGGCGCGAGCGACGTGGTCGACCGGGTGCGCTGGCAGCTGCAGGGCGGCAGCACGATCGAGAGCACGCTCTCGGCCCCGGTCGTGCGGGTGCGGCTCACTGCCGAGACGGTCGACGACAGCGCGCGCCACGAGACCGGCCTCTGGGGCACGGGCTCCGAGGAGCGCATCCACCACGGCCTCTCCCGTGTGCAGAGCATCGTCGGCCACGAGGGTGTGCTCACCGCCTCCATCGGCGGTGGCCGCTCACCGCGCGAGCGGCAGCTGCTCGTCCCGTGGGGTGACCGCCCGGCGGCCCCCGTCTCCTCCCCCGGACGCACCGCGCCCACCATGCCCCGCACCGCGCCCGCGGCGGTGGCGGCACCCAGCACCCGCCTGGCACTGGCCGGAGCCGAGGCCATGATCGAATCCCCCGCGTCAGCCACCACCGGCGCGTCAGGCACCACCGGCGCGTCAGGCAAGCCGACATCAGGCAGGCCGGCGTCGGCCGGCGGGCGGCGGCGGGGGCCGAAGAGCTCGGCCGGATCCGAGGTGGCGCCCTGGCCGGGCAGTCTGCCGCCACCGCTGCCGACCACGGTGTTCGAGCAGCGCCGCCAGGTGCTGCTCGTGACGGGCCGGAACGAGCTGGTCGACGTCGACGACTCCGGTGGGCTCGTCGGCGTGCCGGCGCGCTTCTCCCCCGACGTCTCCGGCCGGTCGCTCCGCCCGGTGCAGGCCTGGGCCGGTCCGTGGCCGGTGTCCGAGCGCTGGTGGGACAGCCGCAAGGCCCGCCGCGTCGACCGGCTCCAGCTCGTCGACGCCGACGGCGTCGCCTGGCTCCTCGCCCTCGACCGCCACCTCTGGTGGGCGGAGGCCCGCTATGACTGA
- the pyk gene encoding pyruvate kinase: protein MRRAKIVATLGPATSTYETIRAIIDAGVDMARMNLSHGSYDVHESVYKNVRQAADDSGRAVAVLVDLQGPKIRLGKFENGPYDLAEGDIFKITIEDIIGNKEISSTTFKGLPDDVKPGDPLLIDDGKVTLRVLETDGTVVTTVVEVPGAVSNNKGINLPGVAVNVPAMSEKDIADLRWGLKLGADYIALSFVRDAADVVEVHRIMDEEGRRVPVIAKIEKPQAVDNLEEIIDAFDGIMVARGDLGVELPLEAVPIVQKRAVELSRRMAKPVIVATQVLESMISSPRPTRAEASDCANAVLDGTDAVMLSGETSVGEFPVITVQTMARIIESTEDHGLERIPALGTKPRTQGGAVTLAAAEVGDFVGAKFLCVFTESGDSVRRMTRLRSSIPILGFTPEPGIRNRMALSWGVQSYLVDRVKHTDELMGQVDDVLLGLGRAQIGDKVIVISGSPPGVAGTTNDMRVHVIGSAHNPLVPEKFDN, encoded by the coding sequence ATGAGACGCGCGAAGATCGTCGCAACACTCGGGCCGGCGACGTCGACCTACGAAACCATCAGGGCCATCATCGACGCGGGCGTCGACATGGCCCGCATGAACCTGAGCCACGGCAGCTACGACGTGCACGAGTCCGTGTACAAGAACGTGCGCCAGGCGGCCGACGACTCCGGCCGTGCGGTCGCGGTGCTGGTCGACCTGCAGGGTCCGAAGATCCGTCTGGGCAAGTTCGAGAACGGCCCGTACGATCTCGCCGAGGGCGACATCTTCAAGATCACCATCGAGGACATCATCGGCAACAAGGAGATCTCCTCCACGACGTTCAAGGGCCTGCCCGACGACGTCAAGCCGGGCGACCCCCTCCTGATCGACGACGGCAAGGTCACCCTGCGCGTGCTCGAGACCGACGGCACCGTGGTCACCACGGTGGTCGAGGTGCCGGGCGCCGTGTCGAACAACAAGGGCATCAACCTGCCCGGCGTCGCGGTCAACGTGCCCGCCATGTCCGAGAAGGACATCGCCGACCTGCGCTGGGGTCTCAAGCTCGGCGCCGACTACATCGCGCTGTCCTTCGTGCGCGATGCGGCCGACGTGGTCGAGGTGCACCGCATCATGGACGAGGAGGGCCGCCGGGTCCCCGTCATCGCCAAGATCGAGAAGCCGCAGGCCGTCGACAACCTCGAGGAGATCATCGACGCCTTCGACGGCATCATGGTCGCCCGTGGCGACCTCGGCGTCGAGCTGCCGCTGGAGGCCGTGCCGATCGTGCAGAAGCGCGCCGTCGAGCTCTCCCGCCGCATGGCGAAGCCCGTCATCGTCGCCACCCAGGTGCTCGAGTCGATGATCTCCTCCCCGCGCCCGACGCGCGCCGAGGCCTCCGACTGCGCCAACGCGGTGCTCGACGGCACCGACGCGGTCATGCTCTCGGGCGAGACGAGCGTCGGCGAGTTCCCCGTCATCACCGTGCAGACGATGGCACGCATCATCGAGTCCACCGAGGACCACGGCCTCGAGCGCATCCCCGCGCTCGGCACGAAGCCCCGCACCCAGGGCGGTGCGGTCACCCTCGCCGCCGCCGAGGTCGGCGACTTCGTGGGCGCCAAGTTCCTCTGTGTGTTCACCGAGTCGGGCGACTCCGTGCGGCGCATGACGAGGCTCCGCTCGAGCATCCCCATCCTCGGCTTCACGCCGGAGCCGGGCATCCGCAACCGCATGGCGCTGAGCTGGGGCGTGCAGTCCTACCTCGTCGACCGTGTGAAGCACACCGACGAGCTGATGGGCCAGGTCGACGACGTGCTGCTCGGCCTCGGCCGCGCGCAGATCGGCGACAAGGTCATCGTCATCTCGGGTTCCCCTCCCGGAGTGGCCGGCACCACCAACGACATGCGCGTGCACGTCATCGGTTCGGCGCACAACCCGCTGGTGCCCGAGAAGTTCGACAACTAG
- the polA gene encoding DNA polymerase I — protein sequence MPDKEQPTLLVIDGHSLAFRAFYALPVDSFQTRDGQHTNAIHGFLAMLINLLKAEKPTHLAVAFDISRHSFRTREYPDYKGTRGETPSEFIGQVPLLQECLHALGITTIEKEDFEADDILATLARQGVEEGFKVYVVSGDRDAIQLVNDKVTLLYPSRQGVSDLTRYDEAKVQERYGIRPEQYPDIAALVGETSDNLPGVPKVGEKTAVKWLNQFGTLDAILEHRDEIPGVVGNNLREHVDNVVRNRKLNRLLTDVELPVGPADLLRAPADEQQVRDVFARLEFRTLLDRVLKLEGIAGDSEVGQAAAAEAAAKAENAPVPVTLLDEELAGWLARHTATAAEAAADITKAVSVQVETIDGYPVAVGLATLHETIFLPWTQGSRDYAPFEAWLASDTPKTFFDAKRQIKALRTAGLAVSGLAFDPVIAAWLLKPDSSADRSLEKLVDRHLLEILPKSDPNQLVPEDDTVVGPAGEAWYALRVARALTAQLDERTLRVLTEIELPTLMVLAEMELTGVTVSHPELTALSDELGASATAIATEAFGIIGREVNLGSPKQIQEVLFDQLDMPKTRATKTGYSTDAGALADLQASNPHPFLGLLLAHRDATKLRQIIESVDKAIAGDGRVHTTYVQTGSSTGRISSTDPNLQNIPVRTEEGRRIRHAFRVGEGYECLLTADYSQIEMRIMAHLSGDQGLIDAFHSGEDLHRFVGSRIFSVDPADVTPNMRTKVKAMSYGLAYGLSAFGLSKQLRIETAEAKQLMTDYFERFGGVRDYLRNVVVQAKVDGYTETIFGRRRPFANLNSANRVLRDNDERAALNAPIQGTAADIIKIAMIDIAADLAAQGLASKLLLQVHDELVFDVAPGEWDALAALVTARMSTAATLSVPLEVQIGRGENWNEAAH from the coding sequence GTGCCGGACAAAGAACAGCCTACCCTCCTCGTCATCGACGGTCATTCGCTCGCGTTCCGGGCGTTCTACGCCCTTCCGGTCGACAGCTTCCAGACCCGTGACGGGCAGCACACCAATGCCATCCACGGCTTCCTGGCGATGCTCATCAACCTCCTCAAGGCCGAGAAGCCCACCCACCTCGCGGTGGCGTTCGACATCTCGCGCCACTCCTTCCGCACCCGCGAGTACCCCGACTACAAGGGCACCCGCGGCGAGACGCCGTCGGAGTTCATCGGGCAGGTGCCGCTCCTGCAGGAGTGCCTGCACGCCCTCGGCATCACCACCATCGAGAAAGAGGACTTCGAGGCCGACGACATCCTGGCCACCCTCGCGCGCCAGGGCGTCGAGGAGGGCTTCAAGGTCTACGTCGTCTCGGGCGACAGGGATGCGATCCAGCTGGTGAACGACAAGGTCACGCTGCTCTATCCCTCGCGGCAGGGCGTCTCCGACCTCACCCGCTACGACGAGGCGAAGGTGCAGGAGCGCTACGGCATCCGCCCCGAGCAGTACCCCGACATCGCAGCCCTCGTCGGCGAGACGAGCGACAACCTGCCCGGTGTGCCCAAGGTCGGCGAGAAGACCGCGGTGAAGTGGCTGAACCAGTTCGGCACGCTCGACGCCATCCTCGAGCACCGCGACGAGATCCCGGGAGTCGTCGGCAACAACCTGCGGGAGCACGTCGACAACGTGGTGCGCAACCGCAAGCTGAACCGCCTGCTCACCGACGTCGAGCTCCCGGTCGGCCCCGCCGACCTCCTGCGCGCCCCCGCCGACGAGCAGCAGGTGCGTGACGTGTTCGCGCGCCTGGAGTTCCGCACGCTGCTCGACCGGGTGCTGAAGCTCGAGGGCATCGCGGGCGACTCCGAGGTCGGCCAGGCCGCCGCCGCCGAGGCCGCGGCGAAGGCCGAGAACGCGCCGGTGCCGGTCACCCTTCTCGACGAAGAGCTCGCGGGCTGGCTCGCGCGGCACACCGCGACGGCCGCCGAGGCCGCGGCCGACATCACCAAGGCGGTCTCGGTGCAGGTCGAGACCATCGACGGCTACCCGGTGGCCGTCGGGCTCGCCACGTTGCACGAGACGATCTTCCTGCCGTGGACGCAGGGCAGCCGCGACTACGCCCCCTTCGAGGCGTGGCTCGCGAGTGACACCCCGAAGACCTTCTTCGACGCCAAGCGCCAGATCAAGGCCCTCCGCACCGCGGGTCTCGCCGTCTCCGGGCTGGCGTTCGACCCGGTCATCGCGGCCTGGCTGCTGAAGCCCGACTCCAGCGCCGACCGCTCGCTCGAGAAGCTCGTCGACCGGCACCTGCTCGAGATCCTGCCGAAGTCCGACCCGAACCAGCTGGTTCCCGAAGACGACACGGTCGTCGGCCCGGCCGGCGAGGCCTGGTACGCGCTGCGAGTCGCCCGCGCGCTCACCGCCCAGCTCGACGAGCGCACCCTGCGCGTGCTCACCGAGATCGAGCTGCCCACCCTGATGGTGCTCGCCGAGATGGAGCTCACGGGCGTCACCGTCAGCCACCCCGAGCTCACCGCACTCTCCGACGAGCTGGGCGCCTCGGCCACCGCGATCGCCACCGAGGCCTTCGGCATCATCGGGCGCGAGGTCAACCTCGGCTCGCCGAAGCAGATCCAGGAGGTGCTCTTCGACCAGCTCGACATGCCGAAGACGCGCGCCACCAAGACGGGCTATTCGACCGATGCGGGGGCTCTCGCCGACCTGCAGGCCTCCAACCCGCATCCGTTCCTGGGGCTCCTGCTCGCGCACCGCGACGCCACAAAGCTGCGGCAGATCATCGAGAGCGTCGACAAGGCGATCGCCGGCGACGGGCGGGTGCACACCACCTACGTGCAGACCGGGTCGTCCACCGGGCGCATCTCCTCGACCGACCCGAACCTGCAGAACATCCCCGTCCGCACCGAGGAGGGCCGGCGCATCCGCCACGCCTTCCGCGTCGGGGAGGGCTACGAGTGCCTGCTCACCGCCGACTACTCGCAGATCGAGATGCGTATCATGGCTCACCTCTCGGGCGACCAGGGCCTGATCGACGCCTTCCACTCGGGCGAAGACCTGCATCGCTTCGTCGGCTCGCGCATCTTCTCGGTCGACCCGGCCGACGTCACGCCGAACATGCGCACCAAGGTGAAGGCCATGTCGTACGGCCTCGCCTACGGCCTCTCGGCCTTCGGGCTGTCGAAGCAGCTGCGCATCGAGACCGCCGAGGCCAAGCAGCTCATGACCGACTACTTCGAGCGCTTCGGCGGCGTGCGCGACTACCTCCGCAACGTCGTCGTGCAGGCCAAGGTCGACGGCTACACCGAGACCATCTTCGGCCGCCGCCGCCCCTTCGCGAACCTGAACAGCGCCAACCGCGTGCTGCGCGACAACGACGAGCGCGCCGCCCTGAACGCCCCCATCCAGGGCACCGCGGCCGACATCATCAAGATCGCGATGATCGACATCGCCGCCGACCTCGCCGCCCAGGGCCTCGCCTCGAAGCTGCTCCTGCAGGTGCACGACGAACTCGTCTTCGACGTCGCGCCCGGGGAGTGGGACGCCCTGGCGGCCCTCGTCACGGCCCGCATGTCGACGGCGGCCACCCTCTCGGTGCCCCTCGAGGTGCAGATCGGGCGCGGCGAGAACTGGAACGAGGCGGCGCACTAG